The following is a genomic window from Leptolyngbya sp. 'hensonii'.
CAGATAACTCCAACCATCCTTTTCCCCCTTCATTTGCAACAGGGTTGAAACCGACAGGAAACCTGTTCCAGAGGATGCCGGGTTCGACATAACAATCTGCCCTTTGTACTCTGGCTTGGTCAGGTCAGCCCAGGATTTGGGAATCGGGAGGTTCTTCTTCTTGGCCTCGATCGTATTGACACAAAATGCTGATTCCCAGGCATCAATCCCGACCCAACGGGGGGGGTTGGCCCCATCCCGAAAAAGAGCGTTCACTTTTTCGATTCCTTTAGGGGCATAGGGTTCCAGTAGGCCCTGTTTATCTGCCACCAACAAACTGGAAGCCGCCAATCCCCAAATTACATCTGCCTGAGGATTGGATTTCTCTGCGAGAAATTTGGCTGTAATGACTCCAGTAGAATCTCTAACAATATTGACTTTAATGTTTGGATATTGCTGATTAAAGCTAGCCAGATAAGGCTTGATTTGGTCATCTTCGAGTGCAGTATAAACTGTTATTGAAGAAACATTTCCACCTTCTGGTTTTGGATCAGAGATTGCTGTAGAAGAAGTGGAAGTGGGGCTATTTCCAGTTGAATTACTAGCCGAGTTTTCAGAACAAGAAGCAATAGCAAAGGTCAAGGCAACAAAAGCTGGAGCTATCCAAAGGGAGATAGCTCGCCGACTCATTGGAGACATAATGTTATCTCTGATACCTTGTTGTAGGCGATGATTTCAAAAAGGATAATAGGCTATCTACCAGAGAAATGAGTTAATTTACGATTAAGGAGATTTCTCAAGGGCACTTCTCGCAGC
Proteins encoded in this region:
- a CDS encoding putative 2-aminoethylphosphonate ABC transporter substrate-binding protein: MSPMSRRAISLWIAPAFVALTFAIASCSENSASNSTGNSPTSTSSTAISDPKPEGGNVSSITVYTALEDDQIKPYLASFNQQYPNIKVNIVRDSTGVITAKFLAEKSNPQADVIWGLAASSLLVADKQGLLEPYAPKGIEKVNALFRDGANPPRWVGIDAWESAFCVNTIEAKKKNLPIPKSWADLTKPEYKGQIVMSNPASSGTGFLSVSTLLQMKGEKDGWSYLDALNENIAQYVHSGSKPCKMAGAGEYLIGISFGYRAVKQKNDGEPIEPVFPVEGSGWDVEANALVKKAEIKPAAKTFLDWAISEEVSKEYAKNFAITAIKTDVPPPAGYPADPLKQLYPKNDLKWAAANRDLILKEWTTRYDSKSAPKK